Proteins encoded in a region of the Blastococcus sp. Marseille-P5729 genome:
- a CDS encoding SRPBCC family protein gives MAEQSTQSIVIDAAPEQIMEVIGDFPAYPQWAASVKSAEVATADENGWAQTVDFRLDAGVIKDEYTLQYDWDDYPSAVSWQLVKGSMQKSQEGTYALQDLGDGTTKVTYTLTVDLAIPMMGMMKRKAEKVIMDTALKELKRRVESQAR, from the coding sequence ATGGCTGAGCAGTCGACCCAGTCGATCGTGATCGACGCGGCACCGGAGCAGATCATGGAGGTGATCGGTGACTTTCCGGCGTACCCGCAGTGGGCGGCATCCGTCAAGTCTGCGGAGGTCGCCACGGCAGACGAGAACGGCTGGGCGCAGACGGTCGATTTCCGTCTCGACGCAGGCGTCATCAAGGACGAGTACACCCTGCAGTACGACTGGGATGACTACCCGAGCGCGGTGAGCTGGCAGCTGGTGAAGGGCTCGATGCAGAAGTCGCAGGAGGGCACCTACGCACTGCAGGATCTCGGCGACGGAACCACGAAGGTCACCTACACGCTCACGGTCGACCTCGCCATCCCGATGATGGGAATGATGAAGCGCAAGGCCGAGAAGGTCATCATGGACACGGCCTTGAAGGAGCTCAAGAGGCGCGTCGAGTCACAGGCTCGATGA
- a CDS encoding long-chain fatty acid--CoA ligase yields the protein MREVTTPALYECPEQANAADVVFEHAQAHPHEAAFARLRGVDTWEDISHEQFARDVTSLARGLLGAGVRPGDRVALVSRTRYEWGVIDFAVQAIRAVLVPVYETSSAEQVAWIVSDSGAGRLFVETAEMRTVVDEVRGELGGLTDVWVIDQGALQTVGDLGADIPEDAVHEARAATRSDEVATIVYTSGSTGRPKGCRLTHANLISNSRNALAYVGDFIYPGSATLLFLPLAHVFARIIQLAAFTGRAKVGHQADITQLLPSLASFRPHFLLAVPRVFEKVYNSAEQKAHLGGKGKIFDLAARTAISWSRGKSAGRIPLGTRVLHKVTDKLVGSKLRAALGGRCTTCISGGAPLGERLGHFFRGVGVEVIEGYGLTETSPVSALNSEKANKIGTVGRPLPGTTIRLAEDGEIFVKGPNVFDGYWNNDAATAEAVQDGWLATGDLGTLDDDGFLTITGRKKELIVTAGGKNVAPTLLEDRLRAHPLVSQCIVVGDQRPFIGALITLDQEMLPGWLKEHGLDPELPFSDVLTNDEVRAGLQRAVDSANRAVSQAESIRKFTILPCDLTVEGGQLTPSLKLKRPVVAKEFASEIAALYDGPKPG from the coding sequence GTGCGTGAAGTCACCACCCCCGCCCTGTACGAGTGTCCCGAGCAGGCCAACGCGGCAGACGTCGTGTTCGAGCACGCTCAGGCGCATCCCCATGAGGCTGCCTTCGCGCGGCTGCGCGGCGTGGACACCTGGGAGGACATCTCGCACGAGCAGTTCGCCCGCGATGTCACGTCGTTGGCTCGGGGGCTGCTCGGCGCGGGCGTCCGGCCCGGCGACCGAGTCGCGCTGGTGTCGCGCACGCGGTACGAGTGGGGCGTCATCGACTTTGCCGTGCAGGCGATCCGGGCCGTTCTGGTTCCGGTGTACGAGACCTCCAGCGCCGAGCAGGTGGCGTGGATCGTCAGCGACTCCGGAGCCGGCAGGCTGTTCGTGGAGACGGCCGAGATGCGGACCGTGGTCGACGAGGTCCGCGGCGAGCTGGGCGGGCTCACCGACGTGTGGGTGATCGACCAGGGCGCCTTGCAGACCGTGGGGGATCTCGGTGCCGACATCCCGGAGGACGCCGTCCACGAGGCCCGCGCCGCGACCCGCTCCGACGAGGTCGCCACGATCGTCTACACCAGCGGCAGCACCGGCCGGCCCAAGGGCTGCCGTCTGACCCACGCCAACCTGATCTCCAACTCGCGCAACGCCCTGGCCTACGTCGGCGATTTCATCTACCCCGGGTCCGCGACCCTGCTGTTCCTGCCGCTGGCGCACGTGTTCGCCCGGATCATCCAGCTGGCCGCGTTCACCGGCCGGGCGAAGGTGGGTCATCAGGCGGACATCACCCAGCTGCTGCCCTCGCTCGCCTCCTTCCGGCCGCACTTCCTGCTGGCCGTCCCGCGGGTGTTCGAGAAGGTCTACAACTCCGCCGAGCAGAAGGCCCATCTCGGCGGCAAGGGCAAGATCTTCGACCTCGCCGCCCGCACCGCCATCTCGTGGTCCCGGGGCAAGTCAGCGGGCCGGATCCCGCTCGGAACGCGGGTCCTGCACAAGGTCACCGACAAGCTGGTGGGCTCGAAGCTGCGGGCCGCGCTCGGCGGCCGCTGCACGACCTGCATCTCCGGAGGTGCGCCCCTCGGCGAACGGCTGGGGCACTTCTTCCGGGGGGTCGGCGTCGAGGTGATCGAGGGTTACGGGCTGACCGAGACCTCACCGGTGAGCGCTCTGAACTCCGAGAAGGCGAACAAGATCGGGACCGTCGGCCGGCCGTTGCCGGGCACGACGATCAGGCTGGCCGAGGACGGCGAGATCTTCGTCAAGGGCCCGAACGTGTTCGACGGCTACTGGAACAACGACGCGGCGACCGCCGAGGCCGTCCAGGACGGGTGGCTGGCCACCGGCGACCTCGGCACGCTCGATGACGACGGCTTCCTGACGATCACCGGCCGCAAGAAGGAGCTCATCGTCACCGCGGGGGGCAAGAACGTCGCGCCGACGCTGCTGGAGGACCGGCTGCGCGCCCACCCCTTGGTCAGCCAGTGCATCGTGGTCGGCGACCAGCGACCGTTCATCGGCGCGCTGATCACCCTCGATCAGGAGATGCTCCCCGGCTGGCTGAAGGAGCACGGTCTCGATCCCGAGCTGCCGTTCTCGGACGTCCTGACCAACGACGAGGTGCGAGCGGGTCTGCAGCGCGCGGTCGACTCCGCCAATCGCGCCGTCTCCCAGGCCGAGTCGATCCGCAAGTTCACCATCCTCCCGTGCGACTTGACCGTCGAGGGCGGGCAGCTGACCCCGTCATTGAAGCTCAAGCGCCCGGTCGTGGCCAAGGAGTTCGCCTCGGAGATCGCCGCTCTCTACGACGGGCCGAAGCCGGGATAG
- a CDS encoding NlpC/P60 family protein — protein MAVNTTRGRRSLGVAGIATSCILGLVLSPTTAHADPAADKASVQAQIVQAQHDIATIAEQYNDAKIELEELNAAKDEAHAAATQAGASLVDEQQKVADAGANLYKGPAMVDVTTFLSAGGPQDAIDKLSTLSVISEHYGQSIQALTDGQAQAAAAEAEAAKAAEAAAATEQQLSAKKAEIEAKLPVLEQQLASLTEAERQAVLDQAGGHADEGAAEDVSESSSTSSSSNSSASSSSSSSSSSSAPAPSAPQQVSAGSGGSSTAQGAVQAALSKLGSPYVWAAAGPNSFDCSGLTMWAYAQVGVSLPHSSSAQSSAGSTVSLSALAPGDIVWMPGHVGMYIGNGQVVHAPTTGDVVKVVSLGSMKWQKGVRIV, from the coding sequence GTGGCTGTCAACACCACTCGCGGTCGCCGCTCGCTCGGGGTCGCCGGAATCGCTACGTCGTGCATCCTGGGACTAGTGCTGAGCCCGACCACCGCGCACGCCGATCCCGCCGCCGACAAGGCGAGCGTGCAGGCGCAGATCGTGCAGGCCCAGCATGACATCGCGACCATCGCCGAGCAGTACAACGATGCCAAGATCGAGCTCGAGGAGCTCAACGCCGCCAAGGATGAGGCACACGCCGCCGCGACCCAGGCCGGAGCCTCGCTCGTCGACGAGCAACAGAAGGTTGCCGACGCCGGTGCGAACCTGTACAAGGGCCCGGCCATGGTGGACGTCACCACCTTCCTGTCCGCGGGCGGACCGCAGGACGCGATCGACAAGCTCAGCACGCTGTCGGTGATCTCCGAGCACTACGGCCAGTCGATCCAGGCGCTCACCGACGGTCAGGCCCAGGCTGCCGCAGCCGAGGCCGAGGCGGCCAAGGCTGCCGAGGCAGCTGCCGCCACCGAGCAGCAGCTCTCGGCCAAGAAAGCCGAGATCGAGGCCAAGCTGCCTGTGCTGGAGCAGCAGCTCGCCTCGCTGACCGAGGCCGAGCGGCAGGCCGTGCTGGATCAGGCCGGCGGTCACGCCGACGAGGGCGCGGCCGAGGACGTCAGCGAGTCGTCGTCCACCAGTTCGTCATCGAACAGCTCGGCATCGAGTAGCTCGTCCTCCAGCAGCTCCTCCAGTGCCCCGGCGCCCAGTGCGCCGCAGCAGGTCAGCGCGGGCAGCGGCGGCAGCTCCACCGCACAGGGCGCGGTCCAGGCGGCGCTGAGCAAGCTCGGCTCGCCCTACGTCTGGGCTGCCGCGGGCCCGAACTCCTTCGACTGCTCGGGTCTGACCATGTGGGCCTACGCGCAGGTCGGTGTCTCGCTTCCGCACTCGTCCTCGGCGCAGTCCAGCGCCGGCTCGACGGTCTCGCTGTCGGCACTGGCCCCCGGCGACATCGTCTGGATGCCCGGCCACGTCGGCATGTACATCGGCAATGGGCAGGTCGTGCACGCGCCCACCACCGGTGATGTCGTCAAGGTCGTGTCGCTGGGCTCGATGAAGTGGCAGAAGGGCGTCCGAATCGTCTAG
- a CDS encoding DEDD exonuclease domain-containing protein has protein sequence MPHPSQQLTLEDIGQPLHETTFVVVDLETTGGAPGRDAITEIGAVKVCGGEVLGELATLVDPRTAIDPYVQVLTGITDSMVRGAPTIEAVLPTFLEFAGLGPGTVLVAHNARFDVGFLRAAATSMGLSWPRHPVLDTVQLARKTLARGEVPNLKLETLAMHLGSRTRPVHRALDDARATTDVMHHLLERVGSLGVHTTEELLALTRESTPAQRGKRHLAEDLPTGPGVYIFRDARGEALYVGKSGQIRRRVRSYFTSSEPRARMREMVALTERVEAVECAHDLEAQVRELRLIHALRPRYNRRSKHGRSAVWLRVTDERFPRLSIVNRWRADGGAHIGPFSSRTAAGQAVDAIHEVLPIRRCSDRITSRSAPSPCALLDLGRCAAPCTGGIDVDSYSALLAPITEAALRDPQGLVTPLLARIDQLAGSRRYEDAAAARDRTRHLVAALIRTQQIHRLAHIDRLVLAAPAEGGCWQIAVIARGRLVAAALADRAASVLPIVRALRPAEQHTDDDPAEAVGFEHEETQLLWRWMTSAGARIVELDGELSSPAAGAARWQPWLRRAARQAGNTVARRGYDRPSTPLDNEETP, from the coding sequence ATGCCCCACCCGTCACAGCAGCTCACGCTCGAGGACATCGGCCAGCCCCTTCACGAGACCACCTTCGTCGTCGTCGACCTGGAGACCACCGGCGGGGCCCCGGGTCGCGACGCGATCACCGAGATCGGTGCGGTCAAGGTGTGCGGCGGCGAGGTGCTGGGCGAGCTGGCGACGCTGGTCGACCCGCGGACCGCCATCGATCCGTATGTGCAGGTGCTGACCGGCATCACCGACTCGATGGTCCGTGGTGCGCCGACCATCGAGGCGGTCCTGCCGACGTTCCTGGAGTTCGCCGGCCTGGGGCCCGGCACGGTGCTCGTGGCCCACAACGCGCGCTTCGACGTCGGCTTCCTTCGCGCGGCCGCGACCTCGATGGGCCTCAGCTGGCCGCGGCACCCGGTCCTCGACACCGTTCAGCTGGCGCGCAAGACCCTCGCGCGCGGCGAGGTGCCCAACCTCAAGCTCGAGACGCTCGCGATGCACCTGGGCTCACGCACCCGGCCCGTGCACCGTGCGCTCGATGACGCTCGCGCCACCACCGACGTGATGCACCACCTCCTCGAGCGCGTGGGCTCGCTCGGCGTGCACACCACCGAGGAGCTGCTCGCGCTCACCCGCGAGAGCACGCCTGCGCAGCGCGGCAAGCGCCACCTCGCCGAGGATCTTCCCACCGGCCCGGGCGTCTACATCTTCCGCGACGCGCGCGGCGAAGCGCTGTACGTCGGGAAGAGTGGGCAGATCAGGCGCCGAGTCCGCAGCTATTTCACCAGCAGCGAGCCCCGGGCGCGGATGCGCGAGATGGTCGCGCTGACCGAACGCGTGGAGGCGGTCGAATGCGCGCACGACCTCGAGGCGCAGGTGCGTGAGCTGCGGCTGATTCATGCGCTCCGGCCCCGTTACAACCGACGCTCGAAGCACGGGCGCTCCGCGGTCTGGTTGAGAGTGACCGACGAGCGCTTCCCTCGCCTAAGCATCGTGAACCGGTGGCGCGCGGACGGCGGAGCGCACATCGGGCCGTTCAGCTCCCGTACGGCCGCAGGGCAGGCCGTCGACGCGATCCACGAGGTGCTGCCGATTCGGCGTTGCTCGGACCGGATCACCAGCCGCTCGGCGCCCAGCCCGTGCGCCCTGCTCGACCTTGGGCGGTGCGCGGCCCCGTGCACGGGCGGGATCGACGTCGACTCGTACTCGGCGCTGCTGGCGCCGATCACCGAGGCGGCGCTACGGGATCCACAGGGCCTGGTCACTCCGCTGCTGGCCCGCATCGACCAGCTCGCCGGATCGCGGCGTTACGAGGACGCCGCGGCAGCGCGCGACCGTACTCGGCACCTCGTGGCAGCGCTGATCCGTACCCAGCAGATCCACCGGCTGGCGCACATCGACCGGCTCGTGCTGGCCGCCCCGGCCGAGGGCGGATGCTGGCAGATCGCAGTGATCGCCCGCGGCCGACTGGTCGCCGCCGCGCTGGCCGATCGCGCCGCGAGCGTCCTGCCCATCGTGCGGGCGCTGCGCCCGGCCGAGCAGCACACCGACGATGATCCCGCCGAAGCCGTCGGGTTCGAGCACGAGGAAACCCAGCTGCTGTGGCGCTGGATGACCTCTGCCGGTGCCCGCATTGTGGAGCTCGATGGCGAGCTGTCGAGCCCGGCCGCCGGAGCGGCGCGGTGGCAACCGTGGCTACGGCGCGCCGCGCGGCAGGCTGGCAATACCGTGGCCCGACGCGGTTACGATCGTCCCAGTACACCGCTCGACAACGAGGAGACACCGTGA
- a CDS encoding Lrp/AsnC family transcriptional regulator, with protein sequence MITAIVMITAATDQIPETAARLADIDGVSEVYSVAGSVDLIAIVRVREFDDIARVISGRINKADGVIETDTHIAFQAFSQHDLESTFSLGL encoded by the coding sequence GTGATCACCGCGATCGTCATGATCACCGCCGCCACCGACCAGATCCCGGAGACCGCGGCCCGGCTGGCCGACATCGACGGTGTAAGCGAGGTCTACTCGGTGGCCGGCAGCGTCGACCTCATCGCGATCGTGCGGGTGCGCGAGTTCGATGACATCGCGCGGGTGATCTCCGGGCGGATCAACAAGGCGGACGGCGTCATCGAGACCGACACCCACATCGCCTTCCAGGCCTTTTCCCAGCACGACCTCGAGTCGACCTTCAGCCTCGGCCTCTAG
- the trpD gene encoding anthranilate phosphoribosyltransferase, with product MSAAEHTWPAVLSSLLRERALSREAASWVMGEIMSGAATNAQTAGFAVALRAAGENAEAVAGLVDTMLANAAHASAPSGCVDIVGTGGDQAHTVNISTMAAIVASAAGVKVAKHGARAASSKCGSGDVIEALGINLDLDGDGVARCINEVGIGFFFAPNFHSGMRYAAPARKELGIPTVFNFLGPLSNPARPDAMAVGCADERMAPILADVMRMRGVSALVFRGDDGLDELTTTTTSRVWLVPADGSEVSEYRLDPARFALRPARPEDLRGGDPAHNAAVVRDVLNGQSGPVRQAVLLNAASAIVSHDGVPRTGAELDEAIASALARATESIDSGAAAGTLDRWIAVSNA from the coding sequence ATGAGCGCGGCCGAGCACACCTGGCCGGCGGTCCTGAGCTCGCTGCTGCGCGAGCGGGCGCTGTCCCGCGAGGCAGCGTCGTGGGTGATGGGCGAGATCATGTCCGGCGCAGCCACGAACGCCCAGACCGCCGGTTTCGCCGTCGCGCTGCGCGCTGCGGGCGAGAACGCGGAGGCGGTCGCCGGTCTCGTGGACACGATGCTGGCGAACGCCGCCCACGCCAGTGCCCCGTCGGGCTGTGTCGACATCGTCGGTACCGGCGGCGACCAGGCGCACACGGTCAACATCTCGACCATGGCCGCCATCGTCGCGAGCGCGGCCGGGGTGAAGGTGGCCAAGCACGGCGCGCGAGCCGCCAGCTCGAAGTGCGGCTCCGGTGATGTGATCGAAGCCCTGGGGATCAATCTTGACCTCGACGGGGACGGGGTCGCGCGGTGCATCAACGAGGTCGGCATCGGGTTCTTCTTCGCCCCCAACTTCCATTCGGGCATGCGCTACGCTGCGCCGGCCCGCAAGGAGCTCGGCATCCCGACGGTCTTCAACTTCCTCGGGCCGCTGTCGAACCCGGCCCGACCGGACGCGATGGCGGTCGGCTGCGCGGACGAGCGGATGGCGCCGATCCTGGCCGATGTCATGCGGATGCGGGGCGTCTCGGCGCTCGTGTTCCGCGGGGACGACGGGCTCGACGAGCTCACCACGACGACGACCTCGAGAGTGTGGCTGGTCCCGGCCGATGGCTCGGAGGTCAGCGAGTACCGGCTCGACCCGGCGCGCTTCGCGCTGCGCCCTGCCCGGCCGGAGGATCTGCGTGGCGGCGACCCGGCGCACAACGCCGCCGTCGTCCGCGATGTGCTCAATGGGCAATCCGGTCCGGTCCGGCAGGCGGTGCTGCTCAACGCCGCGAGCGCGATCGTCTCGCACGACGGCGTGCCGCGAACCGGGGCCGAGCTCGATGAGGCCATCGCGTCGGCGTTGGCGCGCGCCACCGAATCGATCGATTCGGGCGCCGCCGCGGGGACGCTCGATCGCTGGATCGCCGTCAGCAACGCCTAG
- a CDS encoding cytochrome c oxidase assembly protein — protein MPQPLAIGVDPSTVPPFTFASIFTETALDPLLLTGVVIAAALYLWGVQRLRHGGVRWPLGRTLSFLVGGLGTLTFVTMSGIGAYDETLFSVHMVQHMVLVMVTPIFLALGAPVTLALRALPAAGRQRLNKVLHWKIARFYMHPLVGFAIFVGSPWLLYFTGWYEGSVRNVWLHQLMHVHFLASGCIFFWPLVGLDPIPGRVSYPFRALILTATLPFHAFLGLTIMQNNALMAGGYYGELDLSWVDAVADQRLGGGLLWASGEFVGLLMLGTALYQWMKASEREAAREDRRLDREEAARARAAAHAAPSSPGPGE, from the coding sequence GTGCCCCAGCCCCTCGCCATCGGTGTCGATCCGAGCACCGTCCCACCATTCACGTTCGCCTCGATCTTCACCGAGACGGCGCTGGACCCGCTGCTGCTGACCGGTGTCGTGATCGCGGCTGCGCTGTATCTGTGGGGCGTGCAGCGGCTGCGTCACGGCGGTGTCCGGTGGCCGCTGGGCCGTACACTGTCCTTTCTCGTCGGCGGGCTGGGCACCCTGACCTTCGTGACCATGTCCGGCATCGGCGCGTACGACGAGACATTGTTCTCGGTGCACATGGTGCAGCACATGGTGCTCGTGATGGTCACACCGATCTTCCTGGCGCTCGGTGCACCGGTCACCCTGGCCCTGCGGGCGTTGCCGGCCGCCGGGCGGCAACGGCTGAACAAAGTGCTGCACTGGAAGATCGCGCGCTTCTACATGCATCCGCTCGTAGGGTTCGCCATCTTCGTCGGCAGCCCGTGGCTGCTCTACTTCACCGGCTGGTACGAGGGGTCGGTGCGCAATGTCTGGCTCCACCAGCTGATGCACGTCCACTTCCTCGCCTCCGGTTGCATATTCTTCTGGCCGCTGGTGGGCCTGGACCCCATACCCGGTCGGGTCAGCTACCCGTTCCGTGCGCTGATCCTTACCGCCACGCTGCCCTTTCACGCCTTCCTCGGGCTGACGATCATGCAGAACAACGCGCTGATGGCGGGCGGCTACTACGGCGAGCTCGACCTGTCGTGGGTGGATGCGGTGGCCGATCAACGCCTCGGTGGGGGGCTGCTGTGGGCCTCGGGCGAGTTCGTGGGGCTGCTGATGCTCGGCACCGCGCTCTACCAATGGATGAAGGCCTCCGAGCGCGAGGCCGCCCGGGAGGATCGGCGGCTGGACCGCGAGGAGGCCGCGCGGGCCCGGGCGGCAGCGCATGCCGCCCCGTCCTCGCCCGGGCCAGGCGAGTAA
- a CDS encoding heme-copper oxidase subunit III, with protein MTTATTAYKSEKVHSLSRPNMVSVGVIVWLSSELMFFAGLFAMYFTAKAIHGQESWPPEDVHLNHWYALTFTLILVASSVTCQFGVFAAERGDVFGLRRWYTLTFLMGLIFTLGQAFEFVVLVQDGTTIGSSSYASVFYMTTGFHGLHVIGGLIAFVIILIRSTLGRFTPAQATSAIVVSYYWHFVDIVWIGLFTVIYIMTWGGH; from the coding sequence GTGACGACAGCAACCACTGCCTATAAGTCCGAGAAGGTCCATTCGCTCTCGCGACCGAACATGGTCAGCGTGGGCGTGATCGTGTGGCTTTCCAGCGAGCTGATGTTCTTCGCGGGTCTGTTCGCGATGTACTTCACCGCGAAGGCGATCCACGGGCAGGAGTCGTGGCCGCCGGAGGACGTGCACCTCAACCACTGGTACGCGCTGACCTTCACCCTGATCCTGGTCGCTTCCTCCGTGACCTGCCAGTTCGGGGTGTTCGCCGCAGAGCGTGGTGATGTCTTCGGGCTGCGGCGGTGGTACACCCTCACCTTCCTCATGGGCCTGATCTTCACCCTCGGGCAGGCATTCGAGTTCGTGGTCCTGGTGCAGGACGGCACGACGATCGGATCGAGCTCCTATGCCTCGGTCTTCTACATGACCACCGGCTTTCACGGGTTGCACGTCATCGGTGGCCTGATCGCGTTCGTCATCATCCTGATCAGGTCCACCCTGGGCAGGTTCACCCCCGCCCAGGCCACCTCGGCGATCGTCGTGTCCTACTACTGGCACTTCGTCGACATCGTGTGGATCGGCCTGTTCACGGTGATCTACATCATGACCTGGGGTGGGCACTAG
- a CDS encoding c-type cytochrome — protein sequence MTATPQPSQAASKAAKKRSERKGLIRRAGALAGALAVVGTMYSMATPGVAEESAAGDADAIAMGQDIYEKSCITCHGANLEGVPDRGPSLIGVGEAAVYFQVSTGRMPMAQQNAQAPTKPPEFTHDQTMALSAYIGQYGGPEIPEVTDEDRAEANLAAGGEMFRLNCSSCHSFTGQGGALSSGKHAPSLMGSTPTEIYSAMLTGPQNMPVFGPNQLTDEEKKDIIAYVEMLKAGNNPGGAPIGRTGPVPESLVIWLGGLSVLLIGTIWIAGKS from the coding sequence ATGACTGCCACCCCGCAGCCGTCCCAGGCCGCCTCGAAGGCCGCGAAGAAGCGTTCGGAGCGCAAGGGCCTGATCCGGCGCGCCGGCGCCCTCGCCGGCGCGCTGGCCGTTGTCGGCACCATGTACTCCATGGCGACTCCCGGTGTCGCAGAGGAAAGCGCCGCCGGTGACGCCGACGCGATCGCCATGGGCCAGGACATCTACGAGAAGTCCTGCATCACCTGCCACGGCGCCAACCTCGAAGGCGTGCCCGACCGCGGCCCGTCGCTGATCGGTGTCGGAGAGGCGGCCGTCTACTTCCAGGTATCGACCGGCCGTATGCCGATGGCCCAGCAGAACGCCCAGGCCCCGACCAAGCCGCCGGAGTTCACCCACGACCAGACGATGGCGCTCTCGGCGTACATCGGGCAGTACGGCGGTCCGGAGATCCCCGAGGTCACCGATGAGGACCGCGCCGAGGCGAACCTGGCCGCGGGCGGCGAGATGTTCCGCCTCAACTGCTCCTCCTGCCACAGCTTCACCGGCCAGGGCGGCGCGCTGTCCTCGGGCAAGCACGCACCGAGCCTGATGGGCTCCACTCCCACCGAGATCTACTCGGCGATGCTCACCGGCCCGCAGAACATGCCGGTCTTCGGCCCGAACCAGCTGACCGATGAGGAGAAGAAGGACATCATCGCCTACGTCGAGATGCTCAAGGCCGGGAACAACCCCGGCGGTGCCCCGATCGGGCGCACTGGCCCGGTCCCCGAGAGCCTGGTCATCTGGCTCGGCGGGCTGAGCGTGCTTCTCATCGGAACGATCTGGATTGCGGGTAAGTCATGA
- a CDS encoding ubiquinol-cytochrome c reductase iron-sulfur subunit, producing MSGFNQPPADEPEEVIADPVDERPTDRLARQHAAGQRTVSVTEEELSELSDAELVELGGKMDGVTVLSQEYPYAAGSRAEKRAERRVALCFGLAALFGLLFVAAFLFWPWRVNDAAPTEWSWAQLYTPILGLTLGLALTLMGAGLVIWAKKLMPHEVSIQDRHEGASPEIERRATAATLTSGAEGLGLNRRKMIRGSLLGAGGILGLATIIPLGGLINNPYRDDALFHTAWKKGTRLLRANGTPIRPGDMAPGSLETVYPYTEGKAHQADTPTMLIRMHHDQAQQFKARPMNELEEWGGPARWNEYVAYSKICSHLGCPVSLYERETGRILCPCHQSQFQIVEDAKPVFGPATRSLPALPIEVDDEGYFVAKSDYREPVGPAFWDRQRGVTKNAE from the coding sequence ATGAGCGGGTTCAACCAGCCCCCGGCCGACGAGCCGGAGGAAGTCATCGCCGATCCGGTCGACGAGCGCCCGACCGATCGCTTGGCGCGTCAGCACGCCGCCGGTCAGCGCACCGTCAGCGTGACCGAAGAGGAGCTCTCCGAGCTCAGCGACGCGGAGCTGGTCGAGCTCGGCGGAAAGATGGACGGCGTCACGGTCCTGAGCCAGGAGTACCCCTACGCCGCCGGGTCGCGCGCCGAGAAGCGCGCCGAGCGCCGCGTGGCGCTGTGCTTCGGACTGGCCGCGCTGTTCGGGTTGCTGTTCGTGGCCGCGTTCCTGTTCTGGCCGTGGCGGGTCAACGACGCCGCTCCGACCGAGTGGAGCTGGGCTCAGCTGTACACGCCGATCCTGGGCCTGACCCTCGGGCTCGCGCTGACGTTGATGGGCGCCGGCCTGGTCATCTGGGCCAAGAAGCTGATGCCGCACGAGGTGTCGATCCAGGACCGCCACGAGGGGGCCTCGCCGGAGATCGAGCGTCGCGCGACCGCGGCCACCCTGACCTCGGGGGCCGAGGGTCTGGGCCTGAACCGCCGCAAGATGATCCGCGGCTCGCTGCTCGGTGCCGGCGGAATCCTCGGGCTGGCGACGATCATCCCGCTCGGCGGCCTGATCAACAATCCGTACCGCGACGACGCGCTGTTCCACACCGCGTGGAAGAAGGGCACTCGACTGCTGCGCGCCAACGGCACGCCGATCCGACCCGGTGACATGGCGCCCGGTTCGCTGGAGACGGTCTACCCGTACACCGAAGGCAAGGCGCACCAGGCCGACACGCCCACCATGCTGATTCGCATGCACCACGATCAGGCGCAGCAGTTCAAGGCTCGCCCGATGAACGAGCTTGAGGAATGGGGTGGCCCGGCTCGCTGGAACGAGTACGTCGCCTACTCCAAGATCTGCTCGCACCTCGGCTGCCCGGTCTCGCTGTACGAGCGGGAGACCGGCCGCATCCTGTGCCCGTGCCATCAGAGCCAGTTCCAGATCGTCGAGGACGCCAAGCCCGTCTTCGGCCCTGCAACCCGCTCGCTGCCGGCACTGCCGATCGAGGTGGATGACGAGGGCTACTTCGTCGCCAAGAGCGACTACCGTGAGCCGGTCGGACCGGCCTTCTGGGACCGTCAGAGAGGGGTGACCAAGAATGCCGAGTAG